The Lycium ferocissimum isolate CSIRO_LF1 unplaced genomic scaffold, AGI_CSIRO_Lferr_CH_V1 ctg8490, whole genome shotgun sequence genome window below encodes:
- the LOC132045891 gene encoding uncharacterized protein LOC132045891 gives MVFLNHIEFRKALQTYSIQRGVNLKLKPNKKKRITTKCVHKSCPWHIRGSIQGSTDDFRVVTYFPVHKCCKKTRNNLCNPPLIAKHFLDRITSEANIKLHQIQSLIRKKYGLYVSKTSCRREKMIVMQDHMGDYKEEFARLYDYAEELKSTNPGTTVVVRTSKNTIPGKEVFMGFYVCLGALKSGWLEGCRNIIGFDGAFLKGVCKGELLSCISKDGNNQMYPVAWAVVDKESKDTWSWFIRCIKHDLELTLTEGEGLTVMSDMQKGLLVALHDLLPNAEHRWCARHIWANWKKEWRGEERRRRKFWQLARASFEVLLTKKLDEMDELGEGINEALF, from the exons ATGGTTTTCTTGAACCATATTGAGTTTAGGAAAGCACTGCAAACCTACTCAATTCAGAGAGGTGTGAACCTTAAGTTGAAAcctaataaaaagaaaaggataacaACAAAGTGTGTGCATAAAAGTTGTCCTTGGCATATTAGAGGAAGCATACAAGGCAGCACTGATGATTTTAGGGTGGTGACTTACTTTCCTGTCCACAAGTGTTGcaagaaaacaagaaacaaCTTGTGTAATCCACCTTTGATTGCTAAACATTTTCTGGACAGAATTACGAGTGAGGCTAATATTAAGTTGCATCAAATCCAATCCTTGATTAGAAAAAAATATGGATTGTATGTGAGTAAAACAAGTTGTAGAAGGGAAAAAATGATAGTTATGCAGGATCATATGGGTGATTACAAAGAGGAATTTGCTAGGCTTTATGATTATGCTGAGGAGTTGAAGTCTACCAATCCTGGCACTACTGTTGTGGTAAGGACTTCTAAGAATACAATTCCTGGAAAAGAGGTGTTTATGGGATTTTATGTATGCCTTGGAGCACTGAAAAGTGGATGGTTAGAGGGGTGTAGAAACATCATTGGTTTTGATGGTGCATTTCTCAAAGGGGTTTGTAAGGGTGAGTTGCTGTCTTGCATTTCCAAGGATGGCAATAATCAAATGTACCCTGTTGCTTGGGCTGTAGTTGATAAAGAATCCAAGGATACATGGTCATGGTTCATTAGGTGTATCAAGCATGATTTGGAGCTGACATTAACTGAAGGTGAAGGATTGACAGTAATGTCTGATATGCAGAAG GGTCTTCTTGTGGCACTTCATGATTTACTGCCAAATGCTGAGCACAGATGGTGTGCTAGGCATATATGGGCCAACTGGAAGAAGGAATGGAGGGGtgaggaaagaagaagaagaaaattctgGCAGCTAGCAAGAGCATCATTTGAAGTTCTTTTAACTAAAAAACTTGATGAGATGGATGAGCTAGGGGAAGGCATTAATGAAGCCTTATTTTAA